One Pseudomonas tolaasii NCPPB 2192 genomic window carries:
- a CDS encoding Nudix family hydrolase, with protein sequence MKRVHVAAAVIRGVDGRILLARRADTQHQGGLWEFPGGKVEADESVAAALSRELQEELGIQVTTARPLIKVQHDYPDKQVLLDVWEVSAFGGEPHGAEGQPLEWVAPRDLINYEFPAANAPIVAAARLPAEYLITPGELETPTLLRGIQKAIAGGIKLIQLRAPNGYDPKYRDLAVDAVGLCAGKAQLMLKGPFEWLGDFPSAGWHMTSAQLRKYASKGRPLPKDRWLAASCHNAEELALAHMMDVDFVTLSPVQPTQTHPDGQPLGWDMAAQLIRGFNKPVFLLGGVGPTERQQAWAAGAQGVAGIRAFWPEV encoded by the coding sequence GTGAAACGAGTGCATGTAGCAGCAGCGGTGATCCGCGGTGTCGACGGCAGGATCCTGCTGGCACGCCGCGCCGATACCCAGCATCAGGGCGGCCTGTGGGAGTTTCCCGGGGGCAAGGTGGAGGCCGACGAATCGGTGGCCGCCGCACTGTCCCGCGAGTTGCAGGAAGAGTTGGGCATTCAGGTCACCACGGCACGCCCGTTGATCAAAGTGCAACATGACTACCCGGACAAGCAGGTGCTGCTGGATGTGTGGGAAGTCTCGGCCTTTGGCGGCGAACCCCATGGTGCCGAAGGGCAGCCGCTGGAATGGGTGGCGCCCCGAGACTTGATCAATTATGAGTTCCCGGCGGCGAATGCGCCGATCGTGGCGGCGGCGCGTTTGCCTGCCGAGTACCTGATCACGCCTGGCGAACTGGAAACCCCGACCCTGTTGCGTGGTATCCAGAAAGCCATTGCCGGTGGCATCAAGCTGATTCAATTGCGCGCGCCCAACGGCTACGACCCGAAATACCGCGACCTTGCGGTGGACGCCGTGGGCCTGTGTGCCGGCAAGGCGCAGTTGATGCTCAAGGGCCCATTTGAATGGCTGGGGGATTTTCCTTCGGCCGGCTGGCACATGACCTCGGCGCAGTTGCGCAAATATGCGAGCAAGGGCCGACCGCTGCCGAAGGATCGTTGGCTGGCGGCGTCGTGCCACAACGCTGAAGAACTCGCGCTGGCGCACATGATGGACGTGGATTTTGTCACGCTGTCGCCGGTGCAGCCGACCCAGACGCATCCTGATGGCCAGCCGCTCGGTTGGGACATGGCGGCTCAGTTGATCCGTGGGTTCAACAAGCCGGTGTTTCTGTTGGGCGGGGTTGGGCCAACTGAGCGGCAACAGGCTTGGGCTGCCGGGGCCCAAGGCGTTGCTGGCATTCGGGCGTTCTGGCCGGAAGTTTGA
- the argJ gene encoding bifunctional glutamate N-acetyltransferase/amino-acid acetyltransferase ArgJ, with the protein MAVGLGPLPTLHPVAGFELGIASAGIKRPGRKDVVVMRCAEGSTVAGVFTLNAFCAAPVILAKQRVAGNIRYLLTNTGNANAGTGELGLVAAARTCAKLAQLTGVDASQVLPYSTGVIGEPLPVEKIEGALQAALDDLSVDNWAAAATGIMTTDTLPKGASRQFVHEGVTVTVTGISKGAGMIRPNMATMLGYIATDAKVSREVLHKLILDGANKSFNRITIDGDTSTNDCCMLIATGQANLPEITEASGPLFAALKQAVFEVCMDVAQAIVRDGEGATKFVTVEVNGGGNHQECLDVGYTVAHSPLIKTALFASDPNWGRILAAVGRAGVPDLDVSKIDVFLSGVCIASRGARAETYTEAQGSAVMQQEEITIRIELGRGDCSETIWTTDLSHEYVKINAEYRT; encoded by the coding sequence ATGGCTGTTGGTCTTGGTCCTTTGCCCACTTTGCACCCAGTCGCCGGTTTTGAACTCGGTATCGCGTCGGCCGGCATCAAGCGCCCGGGGCGTAAAGATGTGGTGGTGATGCGCTGTGCCGAAGGTTCGACTGTCGCCGGTGTGTTCACCCTCAATGCGTTCTGCGCAGCGCCGGTGATCCTGGCCAAGCAGCGTGTCGCCGGTAACATCCGCTACCTGCTGACCAACACCGGCAATGCCAACGCCGGCACCGGCGAACTTGGCCTGGTGGCGGCTGCGCGCACCTGCGCCAAGCTGGCCCAATTGACCGGCGTGGATGCCAGCCAGGTGTTGCCGTACTCCACCGGCGTGATCGGCGAGCCGTTGCCCGTCGAAAAAATCGAAGGCGCCCTGCAAGCTGCGCTGGACGACCTGTCTGTGGATAACTGGGCTGCCGCCGCCACCGGCATCATGACCACCGACACCCTGCCAAAAGGTGCTAGCCGTCAATTTGTACACGAAGGCGTCACGGTTACCGTGACCGGCATCAGCAAGGGCGCAGGCATGATTCGCCCGAACATGGCCACCATGCTCGGTTACATCGCCACCGACGCCAAAGTCTCCCGCGAGGTGCTGCACAAGTTGATCCTGGACGGTGCCAACAAGTCGTTCAACCGCATCACCATCGACGGCGACACCTCGACCAACGACTGCTGCATGCTGATTGCCACCGGCCAGGCCAACCTGCCGGAAATCACCGAGGCGAGCGGTCCGTTGTTCGCGGCGTTGAAGCAGGCTGTGTTCGAAGTCTGCATGGACGTGGCTCAGGCCATCGTGCGTGATGGCGAAGGCGCCACCAAATTCGTCACCGTGGAAGTCAACGGCGGCGGCAATCATCAAGAGTGCCTGGACGTGGGTTACACCGTGGCGCACTCGCCGCTGATCAAGACCGCGCTGTTCGCCTCCGACCCGAACTGGGGGCGTATCCTCGCCGCCGTCGGCCGTGCCGGCGTGCCGGACCTGGACGTGAGCAAGATCGACGTGTTCCTGAGCGGTGTGTGCATCGCCAGCCGTGGCGCCCGCGCAGAGACCTACACCGAAGCCCAGGGCTCGGCGGTGATGCAACAGGAAGAAATCACCATCCGCATTGAGCTGGGCCGCGGCGATTGCAGCGAAACCATCTGGACCACCGACCTGTCCCACGAGTACGTGAAAATCAACGCGGAATACCGTACCTGA
- the secA gene encoding preprotein translocase subunit SecA, giving the protein MFAPLLKKLFGSKNEREVKRMLKTVQLVNAFEEQMVALSDDQLRAKTQEFKARIAKGETLDKLLPEAFAVAREAGKRVMGMRHFDVQLIGGMTLHEGMIAEMRTGEGKTLVATLGVYLNALSGKGVHVVTVNDYLARRDANWMRPLYEFLGLTVGVVTPFQPPEEKRAAYAADITYGTNNEFGFDYLRDNMAFSMEEKFQRELNFAVIDEVDSILIDEARTPLIISGQAEDSSRLYTEINKLIPRLTQHIEEVEGVVTKEGHFTIDEKTRQVEFNEAGHQFVEEMLTQIGELAEGESLYSAHNLGLLTHVYAGLRAHKLFHRNVEYIVQDGQVVLVDEHTGRTMPGRRLSEGLHQAIEAKEGLNIQAESQTLASTTFQNYFRLYNKLSGMTGTADTEAFEFHQIYSLAVMVIPPNKPLARKDFNDLVFLTAEEKYAAIINDIKDGMAKGRPILVGTATIETSEHVSNLLNKEGIEHKVLNAKFHEKEAEIIAQAGRPGALTIATNMAGRGTDILLGGNWEVEVAALENPSPEQIAQIKADWQKRHQAVLESGGLQVIASERHESRRIDNQLRGRAGRQGDAGSSRFYLSLEDSLMRIFASDRVKNFMKALGMQSGEAIEHRMVTNAIEKAQRKVEGRNFDIRKQLLEFDDVNNEQRKVIYHMRNTLLAADNIGETIADFRQDVLNATVSAHIPPQSLPEQWDVAGLEAALKSDFGVDLPVQQWLDEDDHLYEETLREKLMTELLAAYNEKEEQASAEALRTFEKQIVLRVLDDLWKDHLSTMDHLRHGIHLRGYAQKNPKQEYKRESFTLFSELLDSIKRDSIRVLSHVQVRREDPIEEEARLRQEAEALAARMQFQHDEAPGLEQPEVLGEEVDVALAQTPVRNDQKLGRNELCWCGSGKKFKHCHGEIN; this is encoded by the coding sequence GTTAAACGCATGCTCAAGACGGTGCAGCTGGTCAATGCTTTCGAAGAGCAGATGGTTGCCCTGTCGGATGACCAATTGCGCGCCAAGACCCAAGAGTTCAAGGCCCGCATAGCCAAAGGTGAAACCCTCGACAAGCTGCTTCCCGAAGCCTTCGCGGTCGCCCGTGAAGCCGGCAAGCGCGTCATGGGCATGCGCCACTTCGACGTTCAGTTGATCGGCGGCATGACCTTGCATGAAGGCATGATTGCCGAAATGCGCACCGGTGAAGGCAAGACCCTGGTGGCCACCCTGGGCGTTTACCTCAACGCACTGTCCGGCAAGGGCGTGCACGTTGTGACGGTGAACGACTACCTGGCCCGCCGGGACGCCAACTGGATGCGCCCGCTCTACGAATTCCTCGGCCTGACCGTCGGCGTGGTAACGCCGTTCCAGCCGCCGGAAGAGAAGCGCGCCGCCTACGCCGCCGACATCACCTACGGCACCAACAACGAATTCGGTTTCGACTACCTGCGCGACAACATGGCGTTCAGCATGGAAGAAAAATTCCAGCGTGAACTCAACTTTGCCGTGATCGACGAAGTCGACTCCATCCTCATCGACGAAGCCCGTACCCCGCTGATCATCTCCGGCCAGGCCGAAGACAGCTCGCGCCTGTACACCGAAATCAACAAGCTGATTCCGCGTCTGACCCAGCACATTGAAGAAGTGGAAGGCGTGGTGACCAAAGAAGGTCACTTCACTATCGACGAGAAGACCCGTCAGGTCGAGTTCAACGAGGCCGGTCACCAGTTCGTCGAAGAAATGCTGACCCAGATCGGCGAACTGGCCGAAGGTGAAAGCCTGTACTCGGCCCACAACCTGGGCCTGCTGACCCACGTCTATGCCGGCCTGCGTGCCCACAAGCTGTTCCACCGCAACGTTGAATACATCGTGCAGGACGGCCAGGTTGTACTGGTCGACGAGCACACCGGTCGTACCATGCCGGGCCGTCGCCTGTCCGAAGGCCTGCACCAGGCCATCGAAGCCAAGGAAGGGCTCAACATCCAGGCCGAAAGCCAGACGTTGGCCTCCACCACCTTCCAGAACTACTTCCGTCTGTACAACAAACTGTCCGGCATGACCGGTACGGCCGACACCGAAGCGTTCGAATTCCACCAGATCTACAGCCTGGCCGTGATGGTGATTCCACCGAACAAGCCGCTGGCACGTAAAGACTTCAACGACCTGGTGTTCCTGACGGCCGAAGAGAAATACGCGGCAATCATCAATGACATCAAGGACGGCATGGCCAAGGGCCGCCCGATCCTGGTGGGTACCGCCACCATCGAAACTTCCGAGCACGTATCGAACCTGCTCAACAAGGAAGGCATCGAGCACAAGGTACTGAACGCCAAGTTCCACGAAAAAGAAGCCGAGATCATCGCCCAGGCCGGTCGCCCTGGCGCACTGACCATCGCCACCAACATGGCCGGTCGTGGTACCGACATTCTGTTGGGCGGCAACTGGGAGGTTGAAGTCGCGGCGCTGGAAAACCCGAGCCCCGAGCAGATTGCCCAGATCAAGGCCGACTGGCAGAAACGCCACCAGGCGGTGCTGGAATCCGGTGGCCTGCAGGTGATCGCGTCCGAGCGCCACGAATCGCGCCGTATCGACAACCAGTTGCGTGGTCGTGCCGGCCGTCAGGGTGACGCCGGTTCCAGCCGCTTCTACCTGTCCCTGGAAGACAGCCTGATGCGCATCTTCGCCTCGGACCGCGTGAAGAACTTCATGAAGGCCTTAGGGATGCAGTCCGGTGAAGCGATCGAGCACCGCATGGTCACCAACGCCATCGAAAAGGCTCAGCGCAAGGTTGAAGGCCGCAACTTCGACATCCGCAAGCAACTGCTCGAGTTCGATGACGTCAACAACGAACAGCGTAAAGTGATCTATCACATGCGTAACACGTTGCTGGCCGCCGACAACATTGGCGAGACCATCGCTGACTTCCGTCAGGACGTGCTCAACGCCACCGTCAGCGCACACATTCCGCCACAATCCCTGCCTGAGCAGTGGGATGTTGCCGGTCTGGAAGCGGCCTTGAAGAGCGACTTCGGTGTGGACTTGCCGGTTCAGCAATGGCTGGACGAAGACGACCACCTGTACGAAGAGACGCTGCGCGAGAAGCTGATGACCGAGCTGCTGGCCGCGTACAACGAGAAAGAAGAGCAGGCGAGCGCCGAAGCGCTGCGCACCTTCGAGAAGCAAATCGTACTGCGCGTGCTGGACGACCTGTGGAAAGACCACCTGTCGACCATGGACCACCTGCGTCACGGTATCCACCTGCGTGGCTATGCCCAGAAGAACCCGAAGCAGGAGTACAAGCGCGAGTCGTTCACGCTGTTCTCCGAGCTGCTGGATTCGATCAAGCGCGATTCGATTCGCGTGCTGTCCCACGTTCAGGTGCGTCGCGAAGACCCGATCGAGGAAGAAGCCCGCCTGCGTCAGGAAGCCGAGGCACTGGCCGCGCGCATGCAGTTCCAGCACGACGAAGCGCCGGGTCTTGAGCAACCTGAAGTGCTGGGCGAAGAGGTCGATGTGGCCCTGGCTCAGACGCCGGTTCGCAATGACCAGAAGCTGGGCCGCAACGAACTGTGCTGGTGCGGTTCGGGCAAGAAGTTCAAACACTGCCACGGCGAAATCAACTAG